A part of Halobaculum sp. MBLA0143 genomic DNA contains:
- the carA gene encoding glutamine-hydrolyzing carbamoyl-phosphate synthase small subunit produces MTNAYVALADGRVFEARCRAPGRARGELVFTTAYTGYEESLTDPSYEEQVLTFSYPLVGNYGVRPERFESERVHPNAAVAREFTDDVAEWLAEADVPAVDHLDTREIVTSVREEGAMACGIAAGPEATPADARAELDDAVPMSDHTEIGAQVSTPEAYTVAGGDEADVALVDCGAKGSIVSSLTERGATVHVLPHDTTPAELTDYDPDVLFLSNGPGDPATYGAAETLVSEFLGELPVAGICLGQQIVARAVGGETEKMAFGHRGVNQPVRDLESDRVVMTTQNHGYSVADPGPLEVTQVNVNDGTAEGLDHEEWNVLTRQYHPEANPGPHDSLGFFDDVLAAVEASPRVAAD; encoded by the coding sequence ATGACGAACGCCTACGTAGCGCTGGCGGACGGACGCGTGTTCGAGGCACGCTGTCGTGCGCCGGGGCGTGCGCGCGGAGAACTGGTGTTCACCACGGCGTACACGGGCTACGAGGAGTCGCTGACGGACCCCTCCTACGAGGAACAGGTGTTGACGTTCTCGTACCCGTTGGTCGGCAACTACGGCGTCCGGCCCGAGCGGTTCGAGTCCGAGCGAGTCCACCCGAACGCGGCCGTCGCCCGGGAGTTCACGGACGACGTGGCAGAGTGGCTCGCCGAGGCGGACGTGCCGGCGGTCGACCACCTCGACACCCGAGAGATCGTCACGAGCGTCCGCGAGGAGGGGGCGATGGCCTGCGGAATCGCGGCCGGACCCGAGGCGACGCCCGCGGACGCCCGGGCGGAGTTGGACGACGCCGTGCCGATGTCGGACCACACGGAGATCGGCGCCCAGGTGTCGACGCCGGAGGCGTACACGGTCGCCGGCGGGGACGAGGCCGACGTGGCGCTCGTCGACTGCGGTGCCAAAGGCTCCATCGTCTCCTCGCTCACGGAGCGCGGGGCGACCGTCCACGTCCTCCCGCACGACACGACGCCCGCGGAGCTGACCGACTACGACCCGGACGTGTTGTTCCTCTCGAACGGGCCGGGCGACCCGGCGACGTACGGGGCCGCCGAGACGCTCGTCTCGGAGTTCCTCGGCGAGCTCCCGGTCGCCGGAATCTGTCTGGGCCAACAGATCGTCGCCCGCGCCGTCGGCGGGGAGACGGAGAAGATGGCGTTCGGCCACCGCGGCGTCAACCAGCCCGTCCGCGACCTGGAGTCGGATCGGGTCGTCATGACGACCCAGAACCACGGCTACTCCGTCGCCGACCCCGGTCCGTTGGAGGTGACGCAGGTGAACGTCAACGACGGCACCGCCGAGGGGTTGGACCACGAGGAGTGGAACGTCCTGACGCGTCAGTACCACCCGGAGGCGAATCCCGGCCCGCACGACTCGCTCGGCTTCTTCGACGACGTGCTCGCGGCCGTCGAGGCCTCCCCGCGGGTCGCTGCGGACTGA
- a CDS encoding VOC family protein: protein MSGLVFFRTADRERVVQWYTETVGASVWLEQPGCTILTYEGFRFGFCDADDGETETEGILTFVTDDRAGVDEFHDRVGDAAREEPHLNEPYEIYQFFADDPDGRTAEFQTFLHETPE, encoded by the coding sequence GTGAGTGGACTCGTCTTCTTCCGGACGGCAGACCGCGAACGGGTCGTACAGTGGTACACAGAGACGGTCGGGGCGAGCGTCTGGCTGGAACAGCCGGGCTGCACGATTCTGACGTACGAGGGGTTCCGGTTCGGCTTCTGTGACGCCGACGACGGCGAGACGGAGACGGAGGGGATCCTGACGTTCGTCACGGACGACCGCGCGGGCGTCGACGAGTTCCACGACCGCGTCGGCGACGCCGCCCGCGAGGAACCACACCTCAACGAGCCGTACGAGATCTACCAGTTCTTCGCAGACGACCCGGACGGCCGGACGGCGGAGTTCCAGACGTTCCTCCACGAGACGCCGGAGTGA
- a CDS encoding glycosyltransferase family 4 protein, translating into MYVSHYFEWESAITGGHYQTVQNQRRILDDHGVAYTTEPDPSADLLHLNNMGPRSVVAAVRARRRGTPVLVHTHQTAEDFEESFAFSNVLAKPLRPYLEFAYGLGDHLVCPSTYTSDVIAGYTDTPRTVISNGFDADRLAGHDDPDLRREYLDRYDLEPPVVFNFGHVIERKGLSAFVETARRMPEVDFAWFGYLNPTGGRLDAVLKSSTVRRTVRESPDNCTFTGYVEDPRGAFAAGDVFFFPTKNENEGMVLLEAMSCGHPPVVRDIPTFEWLTGGEDCLKADGVPGFVDALSTLLDDPERRDRLGDHAAELTTDYGLDAVGEELLDLYADLVGEDPRGS; encoded by the coding sequence GTGTACGTGAGCCACTACTTCGAGTGGGAGTCGGCGATCACGGGCGGCCACTACCAGACCGTCCAGAACCAACGCCGGATCTTGGACGACCACGGCGTCGCCTACACGACGGAGCCGGACCCCTCGGCGGACCTGCTCCACCTCAACAACATGGGGCCACGCTCCGTCGTCGCCGCGGTCCGGGCGCGGCGGCGCGGGACGCCCGTGCTCGTCCACACCCACCAGACGGCCGAGGACTTCGAGGAGAGCTTCGCGTTCTCGAACGTCCTGGCGAAGCCGCTGCGGCCGTACCTGGAGTTCGCATACGGGCTCGGGGACCACCTGGTCTGCCCGTCGACGTACACGAGCGACGTGATCGCGGGGTACACGGACACTCCGCGGACGGTGATCTCCAACGGCTTCGACGCCGACCGACTGGCCGGTCACGACGACCCCGACCTCCGACGGGAGTACCTGGACCGGTACGATCTAGAGCCGCCCGTCGTGTTCAACTTCGGCCACGTGATCGAGCGCAAGGGGCTGTCGGCGTTCGTGGAGACCGCCAGACGGATGCCCGAGGTGGACTTCGCGTGGTTCGGCTACCTCAACCCCACCGGCGGCCGCCTGGACGCCGTGCTCAAGAGCTCCACCGTCCGCCGGACCGTCCGCGAGAGCCCCGACAACTGCACGTTCACGGGCTACGTCGAGGACCCACGAGGCGCGTTCGCCGCCGGCGACGTGTTCTTCTTCCCGACGAAGAACGAGAACGAGGGGATGGTGTTGTTGGAGGCGATGTCGTGTGGCCACCCGCCCGTCGTCCGGGACATCCCCACCTTCGAGTGGCTCACCGGCGGGGAGGACTGCCTGAAGGCCGACGGGGTCCCCGGGTTCGTCGACGCCCTCTCGACGTTGTTGGACGACCCCGAGCGCCGCGACCGTCTCGGCGACCACGCCGCCGAGTTGACCACCGACTACGGCCTGGACGCCGTCGGCGAGGAACTGTTGGACCTGTACGCGGATCTCGTCGGCGAGGACCCACGCGGGAGCTGA
- a CDS encoding NUDIX domain-containing protein, translating to MSADDAQSAAESAEEPAHENALQDVIAVDGDDEPQGTVNRLDAHTGDGIRHRAFTCLVFDEEGRILLAQRAHDKRLWDTCWDGTVASHPVEGQSQEAATRQRLEEELGITPDQYDDLRVTDRFEYKRYYENAGLEWEVCAVLKVTLSDISLDPDDEEIAGLLWANYEHLHDNPEFYRQLRLCPWFEMAMRRDLAEGEEEGVTPADE from the coding sequence ATGAGCGCAGACGACGCCCAGTCGGCGGCGGAGTCCGCCGAGGAACCGGCCCACGAGAACGCACTCCAGGACGTGATCGCCGTCGACGGCGACGACGAGCCCCAGGGGACGGTCAACCGGCTCGACGCCCACACCGGCGACGGCATCCGTCACCGTGCGTTCACCTGTCTCGTCTTCGACGAGGAGGGCCGTATCCTGCTGGCCCAACGCGCCCACGACAAGCGCCTCTGGGACACCTGCTGGGACGGCACCGTTGCCTCCCACCCCGTCGAGGGGCAGAGCCAGGAGGCCGCCACCCGACAGCGACTGGAGGAGGAACTGGGCATCACCCCCGACCAGTACGACGACCTCCGCGTCACCGACCGCTTCGAGTACAAGCGTTACTACGAGAACGCCGGCCTGGAGTGGGAGGTGTGTGCCGTCCTGAAGGTGACGCTGTCGGACATCTCGCTCGACCCGGACGACGAGGAGATCGCCGGACTGCTGTGGGCCAACTACGAACACCTCCACGACAACCCCGAGTTCTACCGGCAGCTTCGACTCTGCCCGTGGTTCGAGATGGCGATGCGACGCGATCTGGCGGAAGGTGAAGAGGAGGGTGTGACGCCCGCGGACGAGTAG
- a CDS encoding type I restriction enzyme HsdR N-terminal domain-containing protein — protein sequence MDEDAVAEYVDQSQGLIDASPQMDEETTKVRLVNPFLELLGWDLRSTEVELEYTVRFATRTTHVDYALTVGDSPAVFVEAKAARSGLTDDNVEQLRSYMRQELGVEWGVLTNGRQFEVLSKNADESGEVSVVEFDLADLGDDPDVLELLTKESIQSGRAREIAEEIRRTSEAIEHLRSEETAVAEAVAETVESEVGDVGVDTSEQAREFVRDLAAVLEDRRQFVAESYTPTDGGTTAPTRGASVDGDVWRVEDVSEGYAVGFDDGWRLPAPGESPPAEQRQALGTAVDHLIAAHDLTDRVELPYSTPRAQKNCLLNDTADHPDGRRMRAFYELLDGTFLYTSLSVADKRRKLELLADEVGLQVSFGGEW from the coding sequence ATGGACGAGGACGCGGTCGCGGAGTACGTCGATCAGAGCCAGGGGCTGATCGACGCCTCCCCCCAGATGGACGAGGAGACGACGAAGGTTCGGCTCGTCAACCCGTTTCTCGAACTGCTGGGGTGGGACCTCCGGTCGACCGAGGTCGAACTGGAGTACACCGTCCGGTTCGCCACCCGGACGACACACGTCGACTACGCGCTGACGGTCGGCGACTCACCTGCCGTGTTCGTCGAGGCGAAGGCGGCTCGGTCGGGGTTGACCGACGACAACGTCGAGCAACTACGGAGCTACATGCGGCAGGAACTGGGCGTCGAGTGGGGCGTGTTGACGAACGGTCGTCAGTTCGAGGTGTTGTCGAAGAACGCCGACGAGAGTGGTGAGGTGTCCGTCGTGGAGTTCGACCTCGCCGACCTCGGGGACGACCCGGACGTGTTGGAACTGCTGACGAAGGAGTCGATCCAGTCCGGGCGCGCCAGGGAGATCGCAGAGGAGATCAGGCGGACGAGTGAGGCGATCGAACACCTCCGCAGCGAGGAGACGGCCGTCGCGGAGGCGGTCGCGGAGACGGTCGAGTCGGAGGTCGGCGACGTGGGCGTCGACACGAGCGAGCAGGCGCGCGAGTTCGTCCGCGACCTCGCGGCCGTGTTGGAGGATCGTCGTCAGTTCGTCGCCGAGTCGTACACGCCGACGGACGGCGGCACGACGGCACCGACCCGCGGCGCGTCCGTCGACGGCGACGTTTGGCGCGTCGAGGACGTGTCGGAGGGGTACGCCGTCGGTTTCGACGACGGCTGGCGTCTCCCAGCCCCGGGCGAGTCTCCACCCGCGGAACAGAGGCAGGCGCTGGGGACCGCCGTCGACCACCTGATCGCGGCACACGATCTGACCGACCGGGTCGAACTCCCGTACTCCACGCCACGGGCGCAGAAGAACTGTCTGCTCAACGACACCGCCGACCACCCCGACGGGCGACGGATGCGGGCGTTCTACGAACTCCTCGACGGGACGTTCCTGTACACCTCGTTGAGTGTCGCGGACAAGCGCCGGAAGCTCGAACTGCTCGCCGACGAGGTCGGTCTGCAAGTCTCCTTCGGCGGGGAGTGGTGA
- a CDS encoding OFA family MFS transporter — MSETASSGQDGRIAARAKEELGFSRWWQVAAAAAMMGLVSPYQYVWSSIQSPLESALNVSPEAIGLVFTLFVIFQSGSQFPVGWYRDRHGPRRLTLVAGVLAGGGYLGLSVATEVWQVYLLYSLGAVGVGIVYTVAVNTALKWFPDRRGLTTGIGTMAFAGGSALVVPYVRANATVGGYPGVLQNLGLVIGLGILVGAVVLRDPPNGWLDGVDVENGDGDGNGESGRNGEGSESDGSRDESAGDPATNGDTRQYEWREMLGTWQFWLMYGMFIGVSAAGLMLTAQIVAFADALELNAVTATASATVLPVAGGVGRLVVGDLSDRVDRERAMAASFLLCGVGVLGTVLFARAGRPLAFVAAVIVATFFWSPQYTLFPSVVGDYYGREHSSANYALLYSGKMWGGVFGGAVVGWVVGAASWSVAFAVGGALAILAGVGALALRPPR; from the coding sequence ATGAGCGAGACGGCCTCGTCGGGCCAAGACGGACGCATTGCCGCCCGAGCGAAGGAGGAACTCGGCTTCTCGCGCTGGTGGCAGGTCGCGGCCGCGGCGGCGATGATGGGGCTCGTGAGCCCGTACCAGTACGTCTGGTCGTCGATCCAGTCGCCGCTGGAGTCGGCGCTGAACGTGTCGCCGGAGGCGATCGGACTGGTGTTCACGTTGTTCGTGATCTTCCAGTCCGGCTCGCAGTTTCCGGTCGGGTGGTACCGCGACAGACACGGTCCGCGGCGGCTCACGCTCGTGGCGGGTGTGCTCGCCGGCGGCGGCTACCTCGGCTTGTCCGTGGCGACGGAGGTGTGGCAGGTGTACCTGTTGTACTCGCTGGGCGCCGTCGGGGTGGGGATCGTCTACACCGTCGCGGTGAACACGGCGCTGAAGTGGTTCCCGGATCGCCGGGGGCTGACGACCGGGATCGGGACGATGGCGTTCGCGGGCGGGTCGGCGCTGGTCGTGCCGTACGTCCGGGCGAACGCCACCGTCGGGGGGTACCCGGGCGTGCTCCAGAACCTCGGCCTCGTGATCGGGCTGGGCATTCTGGTCGGCGCGGTCGTGCTCCGCGACCCGCCGAACGGCTGGCTCGACGGCGTCGACGTGGAGAACGGCGACGGCGACGGGAACGGCGAGAGCGGTAGGAACGGCGAGGGCAGCGAGAGCGACGGGAGCAGAGACGAGAGTGCCGGCGACCCGGCGACGAACGGGGACACCCGCCAGTACGAGTGGCGGGAGATGCTGGGCACCTGGCAGTTCTGGCTGATGTACGGGATGTTCATCGGGGTGTCGGCGGCGGGGCTGATGTTGACGGCACAGATCGTCGCGTTCGCGGACGCGCTGGAGCTGAACGCCGTCACCGCGACGGCGTCGGCGACGGTGCTCCCGGTCGCGGGCGGGGTCGGCCGGCTCGTCGTCGGCGACCTCTCGGACCGGGTCGACCGCGAACGGGCGATGGCGGCGTCGTTCCTGCTGTGTGGCGTCGGTGTCCTCGGGACGGTGTTGTTCGCTCGCGCCGGCCGGCCGCTCGCGTTCGTCGCCGCCGTGATCGTGGCTACCTTCTTCTGGTCGCCACAGTACACCCTGTTCCCCTCGGTCGTCGGCGACTACTACGGCCGCGAGCACTCCTCGGCCAACTACGCGCTGCTGTACTCCGGGAAGATGTGGGGCGGGGTGTTCGGCGGCGCGGTCGTCGGTTGGGTCGTCGGCGCCGCCTCGTGGTCCGTCGCGTTCGCGGTCGGCGGCGCGCTGGCGATTCTCGCCGGGGTCGGGGCGCTCGCACTCCGGCCGCCCCGGTAG
- the purL gene encoding phosphoribosylformylglycinamidine synthase subunit PurL: MPLDDADRDLIESELGREPTRAERALFENLWSEHCAYRSSRRLLTAFDSDGEQVVVGPGDDAAVVAVPVGDAAGEGESGAETDPEPYLTFGVESHNHPSYVDPFDGAATGVGGIVRDTLSMGAYPIALLDSLYFGDFDREHSRYLFEGVVEGISHYGNSIGVPTVGGSVAFHPDYEGNPLVNVACVGLTDADRLVTADAETPGDKLVLVGNATGRDGLGGAAFASEDLDEDAETEDRPAVQVGDPYAEKRLIECNEALIDAGLPVAARDLGAAGLGGAASEMVAKGGLGARIDLDAVHRRETGMTPVEVLLSESQERMCYEVAPEDVDRVREIADRFDLGCSVVGEVTGDRFVCVADGETVVDADAEFLGDGAPANDLDHVEPERPARDRPSTPPLREAVETVVSAPNTASKEWVYRQYDHEVGARTATGPGGDAAVLALRAADSGLALSAGAEPRWTDAAPYEGARAVALENAANLATVGAEPLAAVDCLNGGNPEDPETYGRFRAVVDGLADGCGDLDLPVVGGNVSLYNDSESGPIPPTPTLAVLGTRPDTDAPPTTLTGDGTLLVVGDRVLAGDADARLGGSEYLAQIGGSDRFPSLPADPARTLAAVRDAVAHPSVTAAHDASHGGLAVTLAETATADAGLSASLPDVPALFHEQPGRAVVETTDPAAVRATLPDDVPVAELGTADDTGVVSLTVGGETVELDAATVAELRDTVGAALS; the protein is encoded by the coding sequence ATGCCGCTCGACGACGCGGACCGCGACCTGATCGAGTCGGAGCTCGGGCGAGAGCCGACCCGTGCCGAGCGGGCCCTCTTCGAGAACCTCTGGAGTGAACACTGCGCGTACCGGTCCTCGCGCCGGCTCCTGACCGCCTTCGACTCCGACGGCGAGCAGGTCGTCGTCGGTCCGGGCGACGACGCGGCCGTCGTGGCCGTTCCCGTCGGCGACGCGGCCGGCGAGGGTGAGTCGGGAGCCGAAACGGACCCAGAGCCGTACCTCACCTTCGGGGTCGAGAGCCACAACCACCCCTCCTACGTCGACCCGTTCGACGGTGCGGCGACGGGCGTCGGCGGAATCGTCCGCGACACCCTCTCGATGGGGGCGTACCCGATCGCGTTGTTGGACTCGCTGTACTTCGGCGACTTCGACCGCGAGCACTCCCGGTACCTGTTCGAGGGGGTCGTGGAGGGGATCTCTCACTACGGCAACTCCATCGGCGTGCCGACGGTCGGCGGCAGCGTCGCGTTCCACCCGGACTACGAGGGGAACCCGCTCGTCAACGTCGCCTGCGTGGGGCTGACGGACGCCGACAGGCTCGTCACCGCCGACGCAGAGACGCCGGGCGACAAGCTCGTGCTCGTGGGCAACGCCACCGGCCGGGACGGGCTCGGCGGCGCGGCGTTCGCCTCCGAGGACCTGGACGAAGACGCCGAGACGGAAGACCGCCCGGCGGTCCAGGTGGGCGACCCGTACGCCGAGAAACGGCTGATCGAGTGCAACGAGGCGCTGATCGACGCCGGGCTCCCGGTCGCCGCCCGCGACCTCGGTGCCGCCGGGCTGGGCGGTGCCGCCTCGGAGATGGTCGCCAAGGGCGGACTGGGCGCTCGGATCGACTTAGACGCCGTCCACCGCCGCGAGACGGGGATGACCCCGGTGGAGGTGTTGCTGTCGGAGAGCCAGGAACGGATGTGTTACGAGGTGGCGCCCGAGGACGTGGACCGTGTCCGCGAGATCGCCGACCGGTTCGACCTCGGTTGTTCCGTCGTCGGCGAGGTGACCGGAGACCGGTTCGTCTGTGTCGCCGACGGCGAGACCGTGGTCGACGCCGACGCCGAGTTCCTCGGCGACGGCGCCCCGGCGAACGATCTCGACCACGTCGAGCCGGAACGGCCCGCCCGCGACCGCCCGTCGACACCCCCGCTCCGGGAGGCCGTCGAGACGGTGGTGTCGGCGCCGAACACGGCGTCGAAGGAGTGGGTGTACCGCCAGTACGACCACGAGGTGGGTGCCCGAACGGCGACCGGGCCCGGCGGGGACGCGGCGGTGCTCGCGCTCCGCGCGGCCGACTCCGGGCTGGCGCTGTCGGCGGGTGCGGAGCCGCGGTGGACGGACGCCGCCCCGTACGAGGGGGCTCGGGCGGTCGCGCTGGAGAACGCCGCCAACCTCGCGACCGTCGGCGCGGAGCCGTTGGCGGCCGTCGACTGTCTCAACGGCGGCAACCCGGAGGACCCGGAGACGTACGGTCGCTTCCGGGCGGTCGTGGACGGGCTCGCGGACGGCTGTGGCGACCTGGACCTCCCGGTCGTCGGCGGCAACGTCTCGCTGTACAACGACTCCGAGAGCGGACCGATCCCGCCGACGCCGACGCTGGCCGTGCTCGGCACCCGGCCGGACACGGACGCCCCGCCGACGACACTCACCGGCGACGGGACACTGCTCGTCGTCGGCGACCGCGTGCTCGCGGGCGACGCCGACGCCCGACTCGGCGGCTCGGAGTACCTCGCCCAGATCGGCGGCAGTGACCGGTTCCCGTCGCTCCCGGCCGACCCAGCCCGGACGCTGGCGGCCGTCCGCGACGCCGTCGCCCACCCGTCCGTCACCGCCGCCCACGACGCGAGCCACGGCGGGCTCGCAGTCACGCTGGCCGAGACGGCGACCGCCGACGCCGGCCTGTCTGCGAGCCTCCCGGACGTCCCCGCCCTGTTCCACGAACAACCCGGCCGGGCCGTCGTCGAGACGACCGACCCCGCGGCCGTCCGCGCGACGCTCCCGGACGACGTGCCCGTCGCCGAACTCGGGACGGCCGACGACACCGGCGTCGTGAGCCTGACCGTCGGCGGCGAGACGGTCGAACTCGACGCCGCGACCGTCGCCGAGCTCCGTGACACCGTCGGCGCGGCGCTGTCGTGA
- a CDS encoding AAA family ATPase — MAHVERVSVEGFKKIEELTVEPGQFTVVTGRNNSGKTSLLEAIRLGCEPGSVDQFTHSDLVHSNGTPGRGVEKVFNRQRSESVVEVKVGDQEGLTRLRPAPVAQARAAVAQAAANLLESSAGGFEDLIRTLSDHREFEPIREEPEEGIPNLIADHIPTDSQWVRHGVSVLEVDGESYPIVEDPGTVEKAAGTFIHSLNAETGIDLAEKFDVRLSDEPEGEGITTIVPRGLVRRPSLPTEVSPDPRTSTNFVTHGTTIKPDKEEPIKTDNVGDFLREKEIVDDLKTFTLDDLIFDPEDGEKYSVPFEQMGEGFRAIVALLWELLDDDLPEVLFLEEPTTHMHPGYVREVVYFLIGLAMEEDIQLFVTTHSNDFLNDLFNENLRDDEVAFLEEEFKLFQMQDGAAKTLEYREAERSLTELYNDLRGL; from the coding sequence ATGGCCCACGTCGAACGTGTCTCCGTGGAGGGGTTCAAGAAGATCGAGGAGCTGACGGTAGAGCCCGGGCAGTTCACCGTCGTCACCGGGCGGAACAACTCCGGGAAGACCTCGTTGCTGGAGGCGATTCGGCTGGGGTGTGAGCCAGGAAGTGTAGACCAATTTACCCATTCAGACCTGGTGCACTCTAATGGCACTCCTGGTAGAGGAGTCGAGAAAGTATTCAATAGACAACGGAGCGAATCTGTCGTTGAGGTGAAAGTTGGCGATCAAGAAGGGCTGACGAGGCTGCGTCCGGCTCCAGTCGCACAGGCGAGGGCAGCGGTCGCGCAGGCGGCAGCGAACCTACTCGAGTCGAGTGCTGGGGGGTTCGAGGATCTGATAAGAACCCTATCGGACCACCGTGAGTTTGAGCCGATCAGGGAAGAGCCGGAGGAGGGTATTCCTAATCTGATTGCAGACCACATACCCACAGACAGTCAGTGGGTTCGTCACGGAGTCTCTGTTCTGGAAGTCGACGGTGAGTCTTATCCGATTGTCGAGGATCCGGGGACAGTGGAGAAGGCTGCCGGAACATTTATACACAGTTTGAATGCAGAGACTGGGATCGATCTGGCAGAGAAGTTCGACGTTCGGCTATCTGACGAGCCGGAAGGAGAGGGTATCACAACGATAGTCCCACGCGGACTGGTGCGGCGGCCGTCTCTCCCGACTGAAGTGAGTCCAGACCCTCGCACTTCCACGAACTTCGTCACCCACGGGACCACAATCAAGCCTGACAAAGAAGAACCGATCAAGACCGACAACGTCGGCGACTTCCTCCGCGAGAAGGAGATCGTGGACGATCTCAAGACGTTCACGCTCGACGACCTGATCTTCGACCCCGAAGACGGCGAGAAGTACTCCGTCCCGTTCGAGCAGATGGGCGAAGGGTTCCGAGCTATCGTCGCGCTGCTGTGGGAACTGCTCGACGACGACCTCCCCGAAGTCCTCTTCCTCGAAGAGCCGACCACGCACATGCACCCGGGCTACGTGCGCGAGGTGGTGTACTTCTTGATCGGGCTGGCGATGGAGGAGGATATTCAGTTGTTCGTCACGACACACAGTAACGACTTCCTGAACGACCTGTTCAACGAGAATCTGCGTGACGACGAAGTCGCGTTCCTCGAAGAGGAGTTCAAGCTGTTCCAGATGCAGGACGGCGCCGCGAAGACGCTGGAGTACCGCGAGGCGGAGCGGTCGCTGACCGAGTTGTACAACGATCTGCGGGGACTATGA
- a CDS encoding Lrp/AsnC family transcriptional regulator: MDDLDREILNRLRRDSRTPYTEIAEAVGTSEGTVRNRVDRMTEEGIIERFTVTTRTGNVKAMVEISVDMNVDTSEVSDRLAEWSEVDFVWQVSGEEDIVLVVDCVDTAAVNELISRAREVDDVEGTKTRLILDERLG, encoded by the coding sequence ATGGACGACCTCGACAGGGAGATCCTCAATCGGCTACGACGCGACTCACGGACGCCGTACACGGAGATTGCCGAGGCGGTCGGCACGAGCGAGGGGACAGTTCGAAATCGCGTCGACCGGATGACAGAGGAGGGGATCATCGAACGGTTCACCGTCACCACTCGGACGGGCAACGTGAAGGCGATGGTGGAGATCAGCGTCGACATGAACGTCGACACCAGCGAGGTGTCGGACCGCCTCGCGGAGTGGTCCGAGGTGGACTTCGTCTGGCAGGTCTCCGGCGAGGAGGACATCGTCCTGGTCGTCGACTGTGTCGACACTGCGGCGGTGAACGAACTCATCTCCCGCGCCCGGGAGGTGGACGATGTGGAGGGGACGAAGACGCGACTGATCTTGGACGAACGGCTGGGGTGA